In Aminobacterium sp. MB27-C1, a single genomic region encodes these proteins:
- a CDS encoding lipoate--protein ligase, with protein MYYIENNSVNPRYNLAFEEYVYSLLSTCQEKFILLWRNEPSIIVGRFQNTAGEINAPFVKENNVNIVRRITGGGAVYHDLGNLNYTFAVPNDSENPFDFQKHTQPIIDVLQSLGVKAEFNSRNDLSIDGKKFSGNAQHMDKKRLLHHGTLLFNSDLDVLSQALNVSEDKFISKAAKSVRSRVTNILPWLPRKITIETFRNAILDQMDKKEGVKTYPLTQDDHKKIKKLMEDKYNTWEWNWGKSPEYTEKKSHRFDAGKVEAYFNIKEGTIIGCQFFGDFFGDENIDVLENHLLNCPYEESALKERLSSVLVEKYFAAIPKEEIVSFICC; from the coding sequence ATGTATTATATTGAGAATAATAGTGTCAACCCCCGTTACAATTTAGCATTTGAAGAATACGTATATTCTCTACTATCTACATGTCAAGAAAAATTTATTCTTCTTTGGCGTAATGAGCCATCTATCATTGTAGGACGATTCCAAAACACGGCAGGAGAAATAAACGCTCCTTTTGTAAAAGAGAATAATGTTAACATTGTTCGACGTATTACAGGAGGTGGAGCTGTGTATCATGATCTTGGTAACCTCAATTATACTTTTGCCGTTCCTAACGATTCCGAGAATCCCTTTGATTTTCAAAAACATACGCAACCAATTATTGATGTATTGCAAAGCCTTGGCGTAAAAGCTGAGTTCAATAGCCGAAATGATCTCTCAATCGACGGGAAAAAATTCTCAGGGAATGCACAACATATGGATAAAAAAAGACTACTCCATCATGGAACACTTCTTTTCAACTCAGATCTTGATGTTCTCTCTCAAGCGCTGAATGTTTCAGAAGACAAATTTATTTCTAAGGCTGCAAAATCTGTTCGAAGCCGTGTGACAAATATCCTTCCGTGGCTTCCCCGTAAAATAACCATAGAAACATTTCGAAACGCAATTCTAGATCAAATGGATAAAAAAGAAGGTGTGAAAACATATCCTCTCACCCAAGATGATCATAAGAAAATAAAGAAACTTATGGAAGACAAATACAACACATGGGAATGGAATTGGGGGAAATCCCCCGAATATACAGAAAAAAAGAGCCATCGCTTTGATGCAGGGAAGGTTGAAGCCTACTTCAACATCAAAGAAGGGACAATCATTGGCTGCCAATTTTTCGGAGATTTCTTTGGTGACGAAAACATTGACGTTTTGGAAAATCATCTTTTAAACTGTCCCTATGAAGAAAGCGCTCTGAAGGAGAGGCTATCTTCCGTTCTTGTCGAAAAGTATTTTGCAGCTATACCAAAAGAGGAAATTGTCTCGTTTATCTGCTGTTAG
- a CDS encoding tetratricopeptide repeat protein → MKRRVPRFFLSLLFLSVFPFAIFASDQASKYFATAMRFAEAGQYQKAVFTFQRAIEARQDYPEAYYNMAVALEKLDRTDEAIVAYQETIKLKPSYSGAYINLGNIYLLRKENDKATDLYSQGLKIAPDSFALTYGKGRALFQEKNMKEAEQWFKKTTELAPKWGEGFFMLGVTSGRQKKYDAAFKAYEKAVELAPSHAEAHFNLGALWGRKGDRGKEIAYYQKAIELNPQFYLAYYNLGTARAQLGKTEEAIDAFKKAIEIEPRYSYSWNNLSSLYVRTKQYSLAEEAAQEALSLKKQFPMALNNLGLARIGLKKYSEAVKAFEEAISLAPQYAEPHFGLGLVWALKGEKEKAVNEVENLRSLNSSLADQLKALLNQ, encoded by the coding sequence ATGAAAAGAAGGGTCCCCCGATTTTTTTTATCTCTTTTGTTTTTATCCGTTTTCCCCTTTGCGATTTTTGCATCTGATCAAGCAAGCAAATATTTTGCGACAGCGATGCGTTTTGCTGAGGCTGGGCAATATCAAAAGGCAGTTTTTACTTTTCAGAGAGCTATTGAAGCCCGTCAAGATTATCCTGAAGCTTATTATAATATGGCTGTAGCTTTAGAAAAGCTTGATAGAACAGATGAGGCAATAGTAGCCTATCAGGAGACAATAAAGCTAAAACCATCTTATTCTGGTGCTTATATAAATTTAGGGAATATATATCTTTTGAGAAAAGAAAATGATAAAGCTACAGACTTATATTCTCAGGGCTTAAAAATTGCTCCTGATTCTTTTGCTTTGACCTATGGTAAAGGGCGCGCTCTTTTTCAGGAAAAAAATATGAAAGAAGCAGAACAGTGGTTTAAAAAGACAACGGAACTTGCCCCCAAATGGGGAGAGGGGTTTTTTATGCTCGGAGTTACTTCTGGCAGACAAAAAAAGTATGATGCGGCATTTAAAGCATATGAAAAAGCTGTAGAACTTGCCCCTTCTCATGCTGAAGCTCATTTTAATCTGGGGGCTTTATGGGGACGAAAAGGGGATCGTGGAAAAGAAATAGCCTACTATCAGAAGGCGATAGAACTTAATCCTCAATTCTATCTAGCATATTATAATCTTGGAACTGCACGAGCTCAGCTTGGAAAAACGGAAGAAGCCATTGATGCCTTTAAAAAAGCTATAGAGATTGAGCCACGTTATTCTTATTCATGGAACAACTTGAGTTCTCTTTATGTTCGTACGAAGCAGTATTCTCTTGCAGAAGAAGCTGCCCAAGAAGCTCTTTCATTAAAAAAACAATTCCCTATGGCTTTAAATAATCTGGGGTTGGCTCGCATTGGTTTAAAAAAGTATTCGGAGGCGGTGAAGGCTTTTGAAGAAGCCATATCATTGGCGCCTCAATATGCAGAACCTCACTTTGGTTTAGGCTTGGTTTGGGCTTTAAAGGGAGAAAAGGAGAAGGCAGTGAATGAAGTTGAAAATCTTAGATCCCTTAACTCTTCACTTGCCGATCAGTTAAAGGCTCTTTTAAATCAGTAG
- a CDS encoding uracil-DNA glycosylase, producing MDIFSIQQRINSCQKCQLCAQRRQPVMGEGDIRNKIMLIGEAPGATEDELGRPFVGRSGNLLRQLMEEVGLTRENFFITNMVKCRPPENRKPTKEEIEACWPFLKEQIDELSPALVVTAGNTPTQWFLNTRKGVTALRGQFYTWTLEKKEMQIRPIFHPSYLLRNRSREKGRPIDLTLFDLREIATFL from the coding sequence ATGGATATCTTTTCAATACAACAGAGGATCAATTCATGTCAAAAATGTCAATTATGTGCTCAGCGCCGGCAGCCGGTTATGGGAGAAGGAGACATACGAAACAAGATTATGCTTATAGGAGAAGCTCCAGGAGCGACGGAAGATGAATTAGGGCGGCCTTTTGTCGGAAGATCAGGTAACTTGTTGAGACAACTGATGGAAGAGGTAGGTTTGACACGTGAAAATTTTTTCATTACCAATATGGTGAAATGTCGTCCGCCTGAGAACAGAAAACCAACTAAAGAAGAGATTGAGGCATGTTGGCCTTTTTTAAAAGAACAGATAGACGAACTTTCTCCAGCCTTAGTTGTTACAGCTGGAAATACTCCGACACAATGGTTTTTAAATACACGGAAGGGAGTTACAGCACTACGAGGTCAATTTTATACATGGACTTTAGAAAAAAAAGAAATGCAGATTCGTCCTATTTTTCACCCGAGCTACTTGTTAAGAAATAGATCGAGAGAAAAGGGACGTCCTATTGATCTCACATTATTTGATTTACGAGAAATTGCTACTTTTCTGTAG
- a CDS encoding bifunctional UDP-sugar hydrolase/5'-nucleotidase encodes MGRKLTRGLLAFCLVLLLAVSAFAADGTVTFITMNDIHGHIYPYSISQEKNGEKVKVEVGGMARASTVIRTEKAKNPGNVFALEMGDINEGPLFFFYKGLPEVRSLNLAGIDVGTLGNHEFDLGAAVLEDVMRYAKFPFTIANLYTDLPAFKNLYHPYVIKYAANGLKIGFFGLIAPELATVTTGSRQFRVGQNLIEEAQRMVNILQKEECDVIVAMTHIGVYADRAIAESVEGIHIITGGHTHTLIETPEIITGPNGWKTMVTQSGSMGRYTGIARVAIKNGKLDEEHSTWVARELTTAIPMDKRVSWLIDPFQQKLDEQLGEPIGIMDQDADARKIMVRGQEAPIGNFIADALRWNGQTQIGLMNGGSIRGDKVYPAGEVSYKTLYEMLPYGNTLVRFELTGEQIRNILEVSASALIREGDGYDGNLRTPTGGFIQVAGLKVTYDLSRQPAIINNEGELVKTGNRVVDVLVEHEDGTWTPLNPQAVYTVTANDWLGTGGDKHYIFKMAGPTAYSLQLGDVESLAQYVRHVGHITLQEEGRITIR; translated from the coding sequence ATGGGAAGGAAATTAACGAGAGGACTTTTGGCCTTTTGTCTTGTCCTCCTCCTTGCCGTAAGCGCCTTTGCTGCAGATGGGACAGTTACATTCATCACTATGAATGATATTCATGGACACATTTATCCATACTCAATTAGTCAAGAAAAAAATGGGGAGAAGGTCAAAGTTGAAGTTGGAGGTATGGCCCGTGCTTCTACAGTTATAAGAACGGAAAAAGCTAAAAATCCAGGGAATGTTTTTGCTCTGGAGATGGGAGATATTAATGAAGGGCCACTTTTCTTTTTCTATAAAGGTCTTCCCGAAGTCAGATCTCTCAATTTAGCTGGAATTGACGTTGGAACGTTGGGGAATCATGAATTTGACCTGGGAGCTGCTGTTCTCGAAGATGTTATGCGTTATGCCAAGTTCCCTTTTACTATCGCCAATCTGTATACGGATCTCCCAGCTTTTAAAAATCTCTATCACCCTTACGTTATAAAGTATGCAGCCAATGGATTAAAAATAGGCTTCTTTGGTCTCATCGCTCCTGAACTCGCTACAGTAACGACTGGAAGTCGCCAATTCAGAGTAGGACAAAATCTTATTGAAGAAGCACAACGTATGGTGAACATACTACAAAAGGAAGAGTGCGATGTTATTGTCGCTATGACTCACATCGGAGTGTACGCAGATCGAGCCATTGCAGAATCTGTAGAAGGTATTCATATTATTACAGGCGGGCACACCCATACATTAATCGAAACGCCAGAAATTATAACCGGCCCTAACGGGTGGAAAACGATGGTTACTCAGTCCGGTTCAATGGGGAGATATACAGGCATTGCCCGAGTTGCCATAAAAAATGGCAAGCTTGATGAAGAGCACTCGACGTGGGTAGCCAGAGAGCTCACGACTGCTATCCCAATGGATAAAAGAGTATCATGGCTCATTGACCCCTTCCAGCAAAAGCTTGATGAACAACTAGGTGAACCTATAGGCATCATGGATCAGGACGCAGATGCCAGAAAAATCATGGTAAGAGGACAAGAAGCTCCTATAGGAAACTTTATTGCTGACGCCCTTCGCTGGAATGGACAAACACAAATAGGTCTCATGAACGGAGGAAGCATCAGAGGAGACAAAGTCTATCCCGCAGGGGAAGTTTCATATAAGACTCTCTATGAAATGCTTCCTTACGGTAATACTCTTGTACGTTTTGAACTTACGGGAGAACAAATTCGAAACATTCTTGAAGTTTCTGCCTCTGCCCTTATTCGTGAAGGTGATGGGTACGATGGCAATCTGAGAACTCCAACTGGCGGATTCATTCAGGTAGCTGGACTTAAAGTGACTTATGACTTAAGTCGCCAACCTGCAATTATCAACAACGAAGGGGAACTTGTTAAGACTGGAAACCGCGTTGTCGACGTATTAGTAGAACACGAAGATGGAACATGGACACCTTTAAATCCCCAGGCTGTCTATACAGTTACAGCTAACGATTGGTTGGGCACAGGTGGAGACAAACATTACATATTTAAAATGGCAGGACCTACCGCCTATAGTCTACAGTTAGGAGATGTTGAAAGTCTTGCACAATATGTTCGCCATGTGGGGCACATAACGCTTCAAGAAGAAGGAAGAATAACGATTCGTTAG
- a CDS encoding BMP family protein, producing MSKKIWCLFLAGLLLFGVIAAPVFAADKTKVALVIANKLGDASFYDSANAGLERAKKELGIVGKVVECNFDPANYVPYLATAAKNFDLVFVVGFEFIDAIEQVAPEFPNTDFAYFDVSGETAHVTYVDFKENEGSFLAGALAAMMTTRENDPHVNKDAIIGAVGGEDIPVIHNFFVGYEQGAKYVNPNCKILTGFVGSWSDPAKGKEMALNQYHNGADVIFQVAGGTGEGVIAAAKEANFYAIGVDSPQEYLAPEVVLTSMLKRLDNAAFDLIKAKQEGTYPRGQVVSYDLKNNGVGLSWTDSALKLVPEDVRVKLEEITKDVVEGKIVVEEYK from the coding sequence ATGAGTAAAAAAATATGGTGCCTTTTTTTAGCTGGCTTACTTCTCTTCGGAGTCATTGCCGCACCAGTTTTCGCCGCAGACAAAACAAAAGTAGCCCTTGTTATTGCCAATAAACTGGGCGATGCCTCTTTTTATGACTCTGCAAATGCGGGTCTTGAACGGGCTAAGAAAGAGCTGGGTATTGTCGGGAAGGTTGTAGAATGCAACTTCGACCCTGCAAACTATGTTCCTTATTTAGCAACTGCTGCTAAAAATTTCGATCTTGTATTTGTAGTAGGCTTCGAATTTATCGACGCTATAGAGCAAGTTGCACCCGAGTTTCCAAACACTGATTTCGCCTATTTTGACGTTTCTGGAGAAACAGCCCATGTAACATATGTCGACTTTAAAGAAAATGAAGGAAGTTTTTTGGCAGGAGCTCTCGCCGCGATGATGACAACACGAGAAAACGATCCACATGTTAATAAAGATGCCATTATAGGAGCAGTCGGTGGAGAAGATATCCCCGTTATTCACAATTTCTTTGTGGGATATGAACAAGGAGCCAAGTACGTTAACCCTAACTGTAAAATTCTTACCGGTTTTGTCGGAAGCTGGTCAGACCCCGCTAAAGGAAAAGAGATGGCCTTAAATCAGTATCATAACGGTGCTGACGTTATCTTCCAGGTTGCCGGCGGTACTGGAGAGGGTGTAATTGCTGCTGCAAAAGAGGCAAACTTCTATGCTATTGGCGTCGACTCGCCACAAGAATATCTTGCCCCTGAAGTCGTTCTCACTTCTATGCTGAAACGCCTCGACAACGCTGCATTCGACCTTATAAAAGCAAAACAGGAAGGGACATATCCAAGAGGACAAGTCGTATCTTATGACCTGAAAAATAACGGCGTCGGACTTTCATGGACTGACAGTGCTCTCAAACTTGTTCCCGAAGACGTAAGAGTTAAACTTGAAGAAATTACTAAAGATGTCGTGGAAGGCAAAATTGTTGTTGAAGAATATAAATAA
- a CDS encoding ABC transporter permease — MLDFVRATIRMSTPLLLTALGGTWTQQTGVLNISQEGAMLISSFFAVCGNYFFESWVIGILFGMAAGLLFNMLFALLCVFLRANIWVVGMTLNILADSLSILLMKSIFHVKGGFRDPRMVRIPDVHIPWLGDLSLIIIVAFVLFFIFWFFDSKSVFGMRLKAVGENEEALSAAGISPIRLRFKALAINGLMVGMAGAFLSTSYLVAFVSGMSAERGWLAVAAVIFGGGNLLWTVVGVFLFGAAQTVGIELQSFGFSSHLALMLPYILVIFALIFKNWKRMKRAQQA, encoded by the coding sequence ATGCTTGACTTTGTCAGAGCAACAATACGAATGTCTACCCCCTTATTGCTCACTGCTCTTGGCGGAACATGGACACAACAAACCGGTGTTCTCAATATCAGTCAAGAAGGAGCTATGCTCATTTCGTCTTTTTTTGCCGTCTGCGGCAATTATTTTTTTGAAAGTTGGGTTATCGGAATTCTTTTCGGCATGGCTGCGGGATTGCTTTTTAACATGTTATTCGCGCTCCTCTGCGTTTTTTTAAGAGCTAACATATGGGTAGTCGGAATGACCCTCAATATTCTTGCCGATAGTCTATCTATTCTTCTTATGAAAAGTATTTTCCATGTAAAGGGAGGATTCAGGGATCCACGTATGGTTCGCATTCCAGACGTACACATACCATGGCTTGGTGACCTTTCTTTAATCATAATAGTAGCCTTCGTTCTTTTCTTTATTTTTTGGTTCTTTGATTCCAAAAGTGTTTTTGGAATGCGTTTAAAAGCTGTAGGAGAAAATGAAGAAGCTCTTTCTGCCGCGGGAATTTCTCCGATACGTCTTCGTTTTAAGGCCCTCGCAATAAATGGGCTCATGGTCGGAATGGCCGGAGCATTTCTTTCTACTTCATATCTAGTTGCTTTTGTCAGCGGAATGAGTGCAGAGCGAGGTTGGCTTGCCGTAGCTGCTGTCATTTTTGGGGGAGGAAATCTCCTCTGGACTGTTGTGGGCGTTTTTCTCTTCGGTGCTGCGCAAACAGTAGGGATAGAGCTTCAATCCTTTGGATTTTCAAGCCATTTAGCTCTGATGCTTCCTTATATTTTAGTTATTTTTGCATTGATTTTCAAAAACTGGAAACGAATGAAGCGGGCACAACAGGCCTGA
- a CDS encoding ABC transporter permease — protein sequence MNYSLKDWFSRYRDQCIILISFGLSLLIGSILILFYGANPIEAYAEMIIGALGDTDAFLATLARAVPLVLSTMSIAVAFYAGMWNIGAEGQLYLGAFAAAFIGIEFAGMPGFILIPLGLAAGISAAAFWAWIPGKLHLDRGLNIVVLTIMLNSIAILFTTFLATGPYAGERTSAGSTEKIAEAMRLSHFQIFGTLNTGIYIAIVAVVAVTILMTLSVWGYDWRSSRMNIRFAQYGGIDVRNRQMTAMLLSGALAGLAGSLLVMGDHYRFLINISPGYTWTGMILAMMVTYSPLGGIIAALVYSVMSSGALQMELMTDIPQELVSVIVCCAVLFVTAGISIANRLANRIRED from the coding sequence GTGAATTATTCACTAAAAGACTGGTTTTCCCGCTATCGCGATCAATGCATCATTCTTATTTCTTTCGGCCTGAGTCTTCTTATTGGCTCTATTCTTATCCTTTTTTACGGAGCTAACCCAATTGAAGCCTATGCTGAAATGATTATAGGTGCTCTGGGAGACACCGATGCTTTTCTAGCTACTTTAGCACGAGCTGTTCCTCTTGTACTTTCAACAATGAGTATAGCTGTCGCTTTTTATGCCGGAATGTGGAATATTGGTGCTGAAGGGCAACTCTATCTCGGCGCCTTTGCAGCCGCTTTTATTGGAATAGAGTTTGCGGGGATGCCTGGTTTTATACTCATACCCCTTGGACTCGCCGCCGGAATAAGCGCAGCCGCTTTTTGGGCCTGGATTCCAGGCAAACTACATCTTGATCGTGGTCTCAATATTGTTGTTCTTACAATAATGCTTAATTCCATTGCCATCCTTTTTACGACCTTCCTTGCTACCGGACCATACGCAGGAGAAAGAACAAGTGCAGGAAGCACCGAAAAAATTGCTGAAGCCATGCGCCTTTCCCACTTCCAGATTTTTGGAACTCTTAACACTGGCATTTACATAGCTATAGTAGCAGTAGTTGCTGTTACGATTCTCATGACCCTCTCTGTATGGGGATATGATTGGCGCTCTTCCCGCATGAATATTCGCTTCGCACAATATGGAGGTATTGATGTACGAAACAGACAAATGACAGCCATGCTTTTAAGTGGAGCCCTTGCAGGTCTTGCCGGTTCCCTTTTGGTCATGGGAGACCACTATCGTTTTCTCATTAATATCTCACCTGGGTACACATGGACAGGAATGATACTGGCCATGATGGTTACTTATTCTCCTCTTGGAGGAATTATCGCCGCTCTTGTCTATTCCGTTATGAGCTCTGGAGCCCTTCAAATGGAGCTTATGACCGACATCCCTCAAGAGTTAGTGTCAGTCATTGTCTGCTGCGCCGTTCTTTTTGTAACTGCTGGAATATCTATCGCAAACCGTTTGGCAAATCGTATCAGGGAGGATTAA
- a CDS encoding ABC transporter ATP-binding protein: MSSLFISALTKNFGKLKAVDNFSLEIASGTVHSLVGENGAGKSTVVKCVYGLYSPTSGSFELNKQKISIKTPRDAMKYGIGMVHQHFMLVPSLPVYKNVVLGDEPFHGLVFDDKQAIESVASLSSQYGLEIDPLAPVHSLPVGIQQRVEILKLLYRKAEILIFDEPTAVLSPKEIDGLFSIIKEFRKAGKTIIFIAHNLNEVLAISDVITVMRKGKHIATLPRAEANAENLASLMVGHSVHIPVLEETSSHELKSCIEIKNLTVLGDRHQEAIKDFSLEVHKGEIVGIAGITGNGQSELEEAISGLRTVKEGQIFMGGKDITYLSPLKRRREGFSYIPEDRIKTGLAPLASLKDNALLGYQYKSSFLKRNFFQNFPAIKKFTQNLMKQYNVMAANENIQAGTLSGGNMQRLVMARELEQAPEFLLVSQPTRGVDIGGISFIHDRLLSLRKDGKAILLISADLDEVLSLSDRVAVINRGTLVAILPRKEANRTLIGRLMLEGV; encoded by the coding sequence ATGTCATCTCTGTTTATTTCCGCACTTACTAAAAACTTCGGGAAACTTAAAGCCGTCGATAATTTTTCTCTAGAAATAGCCAGTGGTACTGTTCATTCTTTAGTTGGTGAAAATGGAGCAGGAAAATCTACAGTTGTAAAATGTGTTTATGGTTTATATTCACCCACATCAGGCTCTTTCGAGCTTAACAAACAGAAAATTTCAATAAAAACCCCTCGGGATGCAATGAAATACGGAATTGGAATGGTTCATCAACATTTTATGCTTGTCCCCTCGCTGCCTGTGTATAAAAACGTAGTTCTTGGCGACGAACCTTTTCATGGTTTGGTTTTTGATGATAAGCAGGCAATAGAAAGCGTTGCGTCACTCTCTTCACAGTATGGACTCGAAATTGACCCTTTAGCTCCTGTTCACTCTTTACCGGTAGGTATTCAGCAGCGAGTGGAAATACTCAAACTTCTTTATAGAAAAGCCGAAATTCTTATTTTCGACGAACCAACAGCAGTTTTGTCTCCTAAAGAAATAGATGGCCTTTTTTCGATTATTAAAGAATTTCGTAAAGCTGGTAAAACCATTATTTTTATTGCCCATAATCTCAATGAAGTTCTCGCAATTTCTGACGTTATAACAGTCATGCGCAAAGGCAAACATATTGCCACGTTACCCCGTGCAGAGGCAAATGCAGAAAATCTGGCTTCTCTTATGGTTGGACACAGCGTACATATTCCTGTTTTAGAAGAAACTTCATCTCATGAATTAAAATCCTGTATTGAAATAAAAAATCTCACCGTTCTCGGGGACAGGCACCAAGAGGCTATAAAAGATTTTTCGCTGGAAGTTCATAAAGGAGAAATAGTAGGAATAGCAGGTATTACCGGTAACGGACAGAGCGAACTTGAAGAAGCTATTTCAGGTCTTCGTACCGTTAAAGAAGGGCAAATCTTTATGGGGGGAAAAGATATTACCTACCTATCTCCTCTGAAGCGAAGACGTGAAGGTTTTTCATATATCCCTGAAGATCGAATAAAAACAGGTTTAGCTCCCCTGGCCTCATTAAAAGACAACGCTCTTTTAGGCTATCAATATAAATCCTCCTTCTTAAAAAGAAACTTTTTCCAAAATTTCCCCGCCATCAAAAAATTCACTCAAAATCTTATGAAACAATATAACGTCATGGCTGCCAATGAAAATATTCAAGCAGGAACTCTTTCAGGAGGAAACATGCAGCGTCTTGTTATGGCGCGTGAATTAGAACAGGCTCCTGAATTTCTTCTTGTCTCTCAACCTACACGAGGTGTCGATATTGGTGGAATATCCTTTATACATGATCGTCTCCTTAGCTTACGAAAAGACGGAAAAGCTATTTTACTCATATCTGCAGACCTTGACGAAGTCTTATCTTTAAGCGATAGAGTTGCCGTTATCAACAGAGGAACATTAGTTGCCATTCTTCCTCGAAAAGAGGCAAATCGAACCCTTATCGGACGTTTAATGTTAGAGGGGGTATAA
- the nrdD gene encoding anaerobic ribonucleoside-triphosphate reductase codes for MNSAKRTKCEVYSRVVGFLTPVSQWNKGKKEEFKDRKTFDNVLRKEEK; via the coding sequence ATGAATAGCGCAAAACGGACTAAGTGTGAAGTTTATTCACGTGTCGTAGGTTTTTTAACTCCCGTCTCCCAATGGAATAAAGGGAAAAAAGAAGAATTCAAAGATAGAAAAACATTCGATAACGTTTTAAGAAAAGAAGAAAAATAG
- a CDS encoding anaerobic ribonucleoside-triphosphate reductase activating protein, with translation MILAGIVPSSLIDYPEKVSAVIFTKGCNFRCPYCHNPELVVGKETSHISEIDFFDLLKKRTGLLDGVVISGGEPTLHSDLLHFVEKIKGMGFLIKIDTNGSKPEIIQTLLEKELVDYIAMDVKASPDQYVSTAGYNGSIEPIFQTIKLLEKSSVFHEFRTTVVPGFTDEEEIEKIGKMIEGSKKYFIQNFRPSNTLLNELSKQRGFSIAELEHFKEIALKYVLNVEIRN, from the coding sequence GTGATTTTAGCTGGTATTGTTCCGTCAAGTCTCATCGATTATCCAGAGAAAGTTTCAGCCGTTATTTTTACAAAAGGATGTAACTTTCGGTGTCCTTACTGTCATAATCCGGAACTGGTAGTGGGAAAAGAAACATCACATATTTCAGAAATTGATTTTTTTGATTTGCTTAAAAAACGAACCGGCCTTCTTGACGGCGTCGTTATCAGCGGAGGAGAACCCACGTTACACTCTGATCTTTTACATTTTGTAGAAAAAATAAAAGGAATGGGTTTTCTTATAAAAATCGATACGAATGGTAGCAAACCTGAAATCATACAGACTTTATTGGAAAAAGAGCTTGTAGATTATATTGCAATGGACGTCAAAGCATCTCCAGATCAATATGTTTCGACAGCAGGATACAACGGTTCTATAGAACCCATATTTCAAACCATTAAGCTATTGGAAAAATCCTCTGTCTTTCACGAGTTTAGAACTACCGTTGTACCTGGATTTACTGATGAAGAAGAGATTGAAAAAATAGGTAAAATGATAGAAGGCTCAAAGAAATATTTTATTCAAAATTTCAGACCTTCTAATACTCTTTTAAATGAACTATCTAAGCAACGTGGTTTTTCAATAGCTGAATTAGAGCATTTCAAAGAGATCGCTTTAAAATATGTTTTAAATGTGGAAATACGTAACTAG